One Triticum dicoccoides isolate Atlit2015 ecotype Zavitan chromosome 4B, WEW_v2.0, whole genome shotgun sequence genomic window carries:
- the LOC119291522 gene encoding TATA-binding protein-associated factor 2N-like isoform X2, with protein sequence MDRYQRVEKPRPEAAAISENEIRITTQGLIRNYVTYATSLLQEKRVKEIVLKAMGQAISKTVAITEIIKKRIPGLHQDTTISSVSITDVWEPIEEGLVPLEMTRHVSMISISLSPKELDTSSPGYQAPLHAEPLKPRYQQVQRYQQQHQPRQNQDSYVRGRGRGRGRGWGGRGGYGGGYGGYDNNQGGYGGYSNQGGYGHNQGGYGNHGGYGHNQGGYGNQGGYGNQGGYGQNQGGYGGGYGYDQGGYGGYDNGGWNYNQNRGRGGGGRGRGNWGYSGPGYERGGRGAGGPGGPGGRGYVRGRGRMGPGRGRGNQNY encoded by the exons ATGGATCGGTACCAGCGGGTCGAGAAGCCGCGGCCCGAGGCCGCCGCCATCAGCGAGAACGAGATCCGTATCACCACACAGGGCCTCATCCGCAACTACGTCACCTACGCCACCTCCCTCCTCCAG GAAAAACGGGTGAAAGAAATTGTGTTGAAGGCCATGGGACAAGCTATCAGCAAGACAGTGGCTATTACTGAGATCATAAAG AAAAGGATCCCTGGGTTGCATCAAGATACAACAATCAGTTCAGTCAGTATTACTGATGTATGGGAACCCATTGAGGAAGGCCTTGTACC ATTGGAGATGACTCGTCATGTTTCAATGATCTCAATCTCCTTGTCACCTAAGGAGCTCGACACAAGTTCACCCGG ATATCAAGCTCCATTGCATGCAGAGCCACTTAAACCAAGGTACCAGCAAGTTCAGCGATATCAACAACAGCACCAGCCAAGACAAAATCAAG ATTCATATGTACGTGGAAGAGGCAGAGGGAGAGGAAGGGGCTGGGGTGGTAGGGGAGGATATGGTGGAGGTTATGGTGGGTATGATAATAACCAAGGAGGTTATGGTGGATATAGCAACCAGGGAGGATATGGCCACAACCAAGGTGGGTATGGCAATCATGGAGGTTACGGCCACAACCAAGGTGGGtatggcaaccagggaggttacggcAACCAGGGAGGGTACGGCCAAAACCAAGGTGGATATGGAGGGGGTTATGGTTATGACCAAGGTGGATATGGGGGATATG ATAATGGTGGCTGGAATTACAACCAGAACAGAGGCCGTGGTGgcggtgggcgaggaagaggcaacTGGGGATACAGTG GTCCAGGATACGAGCGCGGTGGACGAGGTGCAGGCGGCCCAGGTGGCCCAGGCGGCAGGGGATACGTGCGGGGCCGTGGTCGGATGGGTCCTGGCCGCGGGCGGGGCAACCAGAACTATTAG
- the LOC119291522 gene encoding TATA-binding protein-associated factor 2N-like isoform X1, protein MDRYQRVEKPRPEAAAISENEIRITTQGLIRNYVTYATSLLQEKRVKEIVLKAMGQAISKTVAITEIIKKRIPGLHQDTTISSVSITDVWEPIEEGLVPLEMTRHVSMISISLSPKELDTSSPGYQAPLHAEPLKPRYQQVQRYQQQHQPRQNQGQTDSYVRGRGRGRGRGWGGRGGYGGGYGGYDNNQGGYGGYSNQGGYGHNQGGYGNHGGYGHNQGGYGNQGGYGNQGGYGQNQGGYGGGYGYDQGGYGGYDNGGWNYNQNRGRGGGGRGRGNWGYSGPGYERGGRGAGGPGGPGGRGYVRGRGRMGPGRGRGNQNY, encoded by the exons ATGGATCGGTACCAGCGGGTCGAGAAGCCGCGGCCCGAGGCCGCCGCCATCAGCGAGAACGAGATCCGTATCACCACACAGGGCCTCATCCGCAACTACGTCACCTACGCCACCTCCCTCCTCCAG GAAAAACGGGTGAAAGAAATTGTGTTGAAGGCCATGGGACAAGCTATCAGCAAGACAGTGGCTATTACTGAGATCATAAAG AAAAGGATCCCTGGGTTGCATCAAGATACAACAATCAGTTCAGTCAGTATTACTGATGTATGGGAACCCATTGAGGAAGGCCTTGTACC ATTGGAGATGACTCGTCATGTTTCAATGATCTCAATCTCCTTGTCACCTAAGGAGCTCGACACAAGTTCACCCGG ATATCAAGCTCCATTGCATGCAGAGCCACTTAAACCAAGGTACCAGCAAGTTCAGCGATATCAACAACAGCACCAGCCAAGACAAAATCAAGGTCAAACAG ATTCATATGTACGTGGAAGAGGCAGAGGGAGAGGAAGGGGCTGGGGTGGTAGGGGAGGATATGGTGGAGGTTATGGTGGGTATGATAATAACCAAGGAGGTTATGGTGGATATAGCAACCAGGGAGGATATGGCCACAACCAAGGTGGGTATGGCAATCATGGAGGTTACGGCCACAACCAAGGTGGGtatggcaaccagggaggttacggcAACCAGGGAGGGTACGGCCAAAACCAAGGTGGATATGGAGGGGGTTATGGTTATGACCAAGGTGGATATGGGGGATATG ATAATGGTGGCTGGAATTACAACCAGAACAGAGGCCGTGGTGgcggtgggcgaggaagaggcaacTGGGGATACAGTG GTCCAGGATACGAGCGCGGTGGACGAGGTGCAGGCGGCCCAGGTGGCCCAGGCGGCAGGGGATACGTGCGGGGCCGTGGTCGGATGGGTCCTGGCCGCGGGCGGGGCAACCAGAACTATTAG